GACTTTCCGCTGACGACCGCCCCGGGCCTGCCCGGGGCCTGATAAGTGGAGCCCGACTCCCACCGTTGCCGACGAGCGATCGTACGGGTCAGACGGTCCGGTCACCCGTCCTTATGGGGCGGGTTTCTTGTGCCGGGGTTCTCGCGGGAGAGCCGCCGCACAAGGGTCGACCCGAGTGTTTTCGCGGTCGGCGATCGGTCGACACCGGGCCCCGTGCGGAATAGCGCACCGGGGCCTTTGTGTTGAACAGGGGTTGCAGTTACTGCGTGCGGTCGTCCGACCACACCGCTTGACCTAGGAGGCCCCATCAGCACTGAGACCCGCATCAACGATCGCATCCGTGTTCCCGAAGTCCGGCTCATCGGACCTGGCGGCGAGCAGGTTGGGATCGTGCGTGTTGAAGATGCACTACGCGTCGCCCTCGAAGCCGACCTCGACTTGGTCGAGGTGGCCCCGGATGCCCGTCCACCGGTCTGCAAGATCATGGACTACGGCAAGTTCAAGTACGAGACGGCGCAGAAGGCGCGTGAGTCCCGGAAGAACCAGCAGCAGACCGTGATCAAGGAGCAGAAGCTCCGCCCGAAGATCGACGACCACGACTACGAGACGAAGAAGCGGAATGTGGTCCGCTTCCTCGAGGCGGGGTCGAAGGTCAAGGTGACGATCATGTTCCGGGGTCGCGAGCAGTCCCGGCCCGAACTCGGGTTCCGGTTGCTGCAGCGGCTGGCCTCCGACGTTGCCGAGCTGGGTTTCGTAGAGACCTCGGCCAAACAGGACGGTCGCAACATGACCATGGTCCTCGCCCCCCACAAGGGTGCGAAGACGCGGGTGAAGGCGCAGCAGGAGTCGGCCCCGCGCCCGGCGCCCAGCGCCGCACCGGCCGGTGAACCGGCCGCGGAGCGGGCCGAGACGGCAGCGCCTCCGCAGTAACACCGATCAGAGCACCGGCGGTCCGTGAGGGCCGCCGGAACGACAGATAGAGGAATCCATGCCGAAGATGAAGAGCCACAGCGGCGCCTCGAAGCGATTCAAGGTGTCCGGTAAAGGCAAGCTGCTTCGCCAGCAGGCGAACCGTCGCCACCTGTTCGAGCACAAGCCCACCCGCCGGACTCGTCGTCTGGACGGCACGGAGGTCGTCGCGGCTGCCGACGTCCGTCGCGTGAAGAAGCTGCTCGCTATCTGATTGCGCCATCGCGCAGGCTAGCTACCAGCACACCGCGACCGGAGATTCTCCGGCGCCACCCCGACCAATTTCGGGCGCCGCCCGCGCCCCCAGATCGAACAGGACTGACCAGTGGCACGCGTCAAAAGGGCCGTCAACGCTCAGAAGAAGCGCCGTTCCATCCTCGAGGCCTCCAAGGGTTACCGCGGCCAGCGCTCGCGGCTGTACCGCAAGGCCAAGGAACAGCAGCTGCACTCGCTCGCCTACGCCTACCGTGACCGCCGGGCGCGCAAGGGTGACTTCCGTAAGCTGTGGATCGCCCGCATCAACGCCGCGGCGCGGATCAACGACATCACCTACAACCGCTTCATCCAGGGCCTGAAGGCCGCCGGTGTCGAGGTGGACCGCAAGATCCTCGCCGAGCTCGCGGTGTCGGACGCCGAGGCGTTCGCCGGTCTCGTGGCGATCGCCAAGGCCGCTCTCCCGCAGGACGTCAACGCCCCGGCTGCCTGAGTCGCGGAAATCGGTTGACACACGGACGACTTTCGGAACGACCCGTGGAGGCGCTCAGCGAGCGCAATCCGCGGGTCGTTTCCGCTGTCAAGCTGCAGCGCGGCGCGCAGCGCAGGAAGGCGGGCCGATTCCTTGCCGAGGGAGCCAACGCCGTTGCCGCGGCGCTGAGCACCGGGCGAGTGCATGAGCTGTTCTACTCGATGGCTGCCGCCGAGCGTGAGCACGCGCTGATCGCCGGTGCGGCCGCCGCGGGGGTGCGCAGCACGCTGGTGAGCGATCGCGCAGCGCAGCATCTCGGCGAAACCGTCACTGCTCCGGGACTGGTCGCGGTGTGCGACCTCATAGACGTGCCCCTAGCGCGGATACTCGAGCAGGGCCCGCGGATGCTGGCCGTTCCCGTCGAGATGGCCGAGCCGGGCAATGCCGGAACACTCGTCCGGGTCGCCGATTCGGTCGGCGCCGACGGGGTGGTGCTGGCAGGAGACGCCGTCGACCCGCACAACGGAAAATGCGTGCGTGCGAGCGCGGGCAGCATTTTCCACGTGCCGATCGCGCGGCACCGGGATGTCGGCGAGACGGTGGATTCGCTTGTGGCCGCGGGCATCACGATCCTCGCGACCGCCGCCAACGGCGAAGTCGACCTGGACGACGCCGACGAGCTGTTCACCGAACCCGTCGCCTGGCTGTTCGGCAATGAGGCGCACGGCCTGGACCCCGTCGTCGCGTCTCGCGCCGATCATCGCATCCGCATCCCGATTCGCGGCCGTGCCGAGAGCCTGAATTTGGCCACTGCCGCGGCGATCTGCCTCTACGCGAACTCCCGTGTTCGCTACCGCGCCGGTTCCTGACGTCGCGCGTCTTCCCTGGGATCGCGTGGGACCAACGCGTGCGCGCATCCGGCTTGATAGCGAGAACGGACGCACGCCTGGTCAATGGCCTTCAGCGGGCAGACTCGATCGTCATTAACCGCGGCTAGCGCGTGAGACGGCCCGCGCCTCCTCAATCGCCGTTCGCGCTCAGATCCGCCAAAATCTCCGCCGCCCACACCGCAGGCACCGCATCCGGCCCTGCGACACGCATCGCGCTCATCACCGTGAGCAGCATCCCGGTGGCCAGGAACCGCCGCGCCTCGGATTCCTGTGCGCCGGTCAGTTCGCGCACCAGGGCGTAGATCCGGCCGAAACGCGCACGGACATCGTCGCCTATCGCCGGGTCCGCGCTGGCCGAGAACCCGTGCAGCAGCAATTGGAGCAGTTCTCGCTCGGCCAGAAACACCGAGTAGCCGTTGCCGAGCGCGCGCAGCGCTTCATCGGGGCTCGCGCCAGGGCCTGCCTCTGCGCGTGACGAACGGAAGATTTCCTCGATCCGGTCACACACGCGGTGCAGGGCCGCGCGGAACAGCTGCTGTTTGCTGCCGAAGAGTCGTATCACGTATGGCTGCGAAACGCCTGCGCGCCTGGCGATCTCGTCGGTCTTTGTGGCCGCGTAACCGGACTCGGCGAAGGCATCTACGGCCGCACGCAGCACCTGCTCGCCGCGTTCGGCGGCGGTCATCCTGGTTCTGGTCGAATGCGCCATCGGGAGTTCTCTTCTCCTCTGCTTCGTGCGGATCTTGACATGTTATCAGTCAATGCATACTCTTCGAACGGTTAGT
The DNA window shown above is from Nocardia sp. NBC_01730 and carries:
- the infC gene encoding translation initiation factor IF-3, whose product is MSTETRINDRIRVPEVRLIGPGGEQVGIVRVEDALRVALEADLDLVEVAPDARPPVCKIMDYGKFKYETAQKARESRKNQQQTVIKEQKLRPKIDDHDYETKKRNVVRFLEAGSKVKVTIMFRGREQSRPELGFRLLQRLASDVAELGFVETSAKQDGRNMTMVLAPHKGAKTRVKAQQESAPRPAPSAAPAGEPAAERAETAAPPQ
- the rpmI gene encoding 50S ribosomal protein L35 — translated: MPKMKSHSGASKRFKVSGKGKLLRQQANRRHLFEHKPTRRTRRLDGTEVVAAADVRRVKKLLAI
- the rplT gene encoding 50S ribosomal protein L20, whose protein sequence is MARVKRAVNAQKKRRSILEASKGYRGQRSRLYRKAKEQQLHSLAYAYRDRRARKGDFRKLWIARINAAARINDITYNRFIQGLKAAGVEVDRKILAELAVSDAEAFAGLVAIAKAALPQDVNAPAA
- a CDS encoding TrmH family RNA methyltransferase, producing MEALSERNPRVVSAVKLQRGAQRRKAGRFLAEGANAVAAALSTGRVHELFYSMAAAEREHALIAGAAAAGVRSTLVSDRAAQHLGETVTAPGLVAVCDLIDVPLARILEQGPRMLAVPVEMAEPGNAGTLVRVADSVGADGVVLAGDAVDPHNGKCVRASAGSIFHVPIARHRDVGETVDSLVAAGITILATAANGEVDLDDADELFTEPVAWLFGNEAHGLDPVVASRADHRIRIPIRGRAESLNLATAAAICLYANSRVRYRAGS
- a CDS encoding TetR/AcrR family transcriptional regulator; its protein translation is MAHSTRTRMTAAERGEQVLRAAVDAFAESGYAATKTDEIARRAGVSQPYVIRLFGSKQQLFRAALHRVCDRIEEIFRSSRAEAGPGASPDEALRALGNGYSVFLAERELLQLLLHGFSASADPAIGDDVRARFGRIYALVRELTGAQESEARRFLATGMLLTVMSAMRVAGPDAVPAVWAAEILADLSANGD